The window TAGATTTTCTGTTGGATCtggaatgtttgaaaaaaaagatgctaATTCCACGAAAACAATCACGAGTCACATGAACAAGTCGAACGGCCAAATCGAAAGCTCTGAGCGGTAAATGAAAAGAAATCACGTTTCAAGGCACGcagtgaaataaatgaaaatacaaatggaAAATTGGATTGAGAGTCAATTTGATATAAGGTCGAATAAATGTCTGTTTTCGAATGTCATTAATAAATAGGATAAAAGTCCAAATTGTTTTGATCGGCTGTAGGagtgtgcaggcttgtgttccGGGCGGGTCCGGCTCCGAGGATCCAGGAAACGCGTGCAGGAAAAAGGATTTCCGATTTCCGACAAAAGAGAAGACGGGCTTCCAGATTGAAAAGAACAGAACAACCACCGACCAGGAAACGGAACACCAGCCTCACaacagaatgtttttttttgttttttaaagagcCTAACGCATTCGTAATATCTTTTTCTAGGCCAAAAAAGACGAACCTGAGAGATACATGTTGAACATCAGCTTCCCACCGCAGTCCCTTCTCATTGTGTTCACTTCTTCACAAAAGGCTTGGATTTCATTTGGTTGGTGGAGGAGGAAAAGATTTTTATTAAACTTTATCTCATAACTGGGATCTGGAATAAATGCGAGTGGACAGATTGAAGTTTCCAGGCAACTGTCACTGCCCCCCATCTCTGAGACAATATTCAGACAGCAATTTCCTCTGCTGCATTGCTTTAATTAAAAGAGCAATTTACCTCTGTCAGCCCGCCTgctgcccacaataaaaagcGGCCGATAGAAATTGGGCCCTTATCAATCCACCATCACAGTTTAATAAAGTTGCCGCGTTAAGATCTGAGTTTCTATGGTGAATTGAAGTGTTTGACATGGAAACCAGTTCACATCTTCCTCGCTTTTCCGCCTCTTTAGCTCTCTGCAAACACCTCAGACCCAGTTCACGTTGGCAAAGAACATTTACCTTCAAGAACACGCTTCAGCGGACCTGAGAAAACAAGAACATTGCAGCCCTTCACCTTCTGCTATGTGGGTTTTATAAGCTAAATGTGAGAGTGATCGCATCGGACTCtgttaagaagtttaaaatgtccACTATCAACACTGCAACAATCTTTTGCTCACCTCAGGCCAGTTTTCTATCCATGAAGAGAGACTCCAGGCCaaataaatgaactgaaaacactttttaaatttattttttttattatcttttgTTGTAAATTGAGATACATCAGACAGAACCCTGTCAATAACTTATCATTCACTCCAATTCAATACAAATGTGTTTACAATGACAGTAATGTAGAATCATGCAGGTATACTCACAaggtaaatgtatttatatgtgaATCCTAAAGATGGAAGTCCTTGTGTCTCATAATTACTCCAAATGTTATCAGTAAAGCGCACAACAATCGTGGTTGATTGTATATTCatgagcaaaaacaacaagcaCAGAACACTGTTTCCGCACAATGATTTGCTATATTGAAATTAATAAGTGTTTTGCTGCAGCCGACTGTTcatttaatgaaaaataaagagaaaagaacaaatatactgtagcccCACGGTCCTCAATaggtggcccgcgggccacattcGGGCCGGCCGAGGCCTCAGAGAACTGCTCgttcatgcagtacttcctccTCTCTGCAACAGCGAGGCACGcgtcacaatgaagcagcagtagaCGAAAACTGCTGGCatttaaacaaacatggcgaccaactcttacaaaaaaaaaaaacactgggcaaaatatgttttttctgaaaaatcaaTGGGGAACTTGTAACATTCCGATTGAAAACGATGTTTTCGAAGCAATATAACCTGCGGAGGCGCGGACAGTTAGCAGTATAATAGACTAGTATactgctatactgtatatgaagtcCCTTTTTCATATTACCTATACAGCAGCAAGAcactaaagtgtttttttttcttttattgttttaacaaTACCATttggccctcacagtgtctgctgaGAAAAATTCCAgccctggaacaaattaataatcgAGGACTCGGACTTTACACTGTTTGAACGTCTTGCATGAAACTAAACATGATTTGAAGTATACAACACAATTATAGAAACTGGAAATAATGTTACGGCAAATACCATTTTAGGAACAAAAAgagaacataaacaaaatgtCCAGCCTGCTTGTTCATCATGTAGAATTGAAATAACTAAGCGTGAATGCTCTGGTAATCATTTCTCAAGTACTGACTGAGCAAACACATTCATCTTGCGTCAATACTATATTCAcatgcattttgcttttttgtgttttcatgtaaTATCAATGCCTGATTGGCCTGCGGCCTGCATGATGAATTTAGGATGGGACATTGATGGCGGTTGAAGGGTGTCTGGCGTCCCAGACTTGCTTTAGCTGCCTGTGTACAAATACGAGTCGCAGGCAACTTAAAACAAGCCTCGAAAGCTGGACTGTATCCACTTGTGATGAGGTCCCGTACCAGTCAACATGAAGAAAGAAATCCTCTGCTGCATAgaggacacacacactgcaTAATTACGCTCCACTAGATGGAGGCAAAAGTTAACGTTAGTTCCGGCGCTGCTATTCGTATCAGTGTTGCATCCATTCCCAGTTCCAGACTTACCTTGCACACTCTAAACTTGTGGGTCCAAATTGCACCTGACTGCAACTCACCAGCGTCTCTCTTTACTGAGCCACAGTGGATCGGCTTTACTCCGACTGTAGAGGAATGTATATTTGAGAAAGGTGTGTGCACACAGTTacacatttattaaaatatcCTGTTTTTTTGGGTGTGGGACTGGGAGCTGGTGCAGGCTTGTGGGTGTGTAACACGGACACCCATGTCCTGGACAgcaggaggtgtgtgtgtgcgtgtggaggCAAACACACTCCAGGATCCAAGCGTatgactgtaaaataaatatgatcGTGTCAGATTAGAATAACCAAACACGTTAAACAGTTCCACTTCCTAATCTAAACTAATGTTGTGCTGAAATGCAAGAGATCCAATACAGAGAGTGCgtgaaaaacacatttacatcCACGGTAATGCTCCATTTTGGCTGACGTCATCACAGAAGTAACAAGTTGTTTATTTTGGCAGTTTGCTGTGGCGTAGAAACTGTAAAAGTGAAAAGTGTTGCTTTTTTTACTTACCTGAAAGAAGCTGAATATATGAAACATCGCTCATGCAAGCGGTGTGAAACAGTGTTTGTCCCCAcccagttcttatttttttccatgtttgtcagacttaaatgtttcagataatcaaaataaatttaaatgtcagtcaatgacaacacaactgaacacaaaatgctgtttttaaatcactttcacacaaggccatgtaggtttggattttttttctcccttaagaataaaaggtttcatttaaaaagctttgccttctggctcagctctctcttcaccacaacggtgcAGTACAGCGACCGCGTTACTGTTGACGCAACTCTGGCCTGCCTGTCGATGTTACGCTTCAGCCTTCCCTCGTCAGTTagcaagaccccgagatacttgaactcctctacCTGAGGCAAGACCTCACTCTCAACCCTTTTCCACTGAGAACTAGGACCTCAGGTTTGTAGGCACTGAGCTTcgtcccagaagcttcacactcatcTACGAacctgaaggtcacagcccgattagaccgccatcaggaccacatcacctGTAAAGACAAGCTCCAAAGGCCCCTCAAAGGGGACACtctcaacgccttggctgcaccttgaaattctgtccataaaaataatgggATCCAGTTGGATAAAAACCCAtgcaccctccagtacccttgcaaggatgTAGCGCCACACTGCACCTCCTGAAGCCAAGGTTCAACTAACGGTCATACTCTTCTCTCCAGCAcactggaatagactttcccaagaAGGCTGAGGATTGTGATCCcactgtagttggaacacatccTCCGGTcaaccttcttgaaaagggggaacaTCAAACAAGTCTGCCAATCCAGTGGTACTGTTCTCGGCTTCCATGcagtgtcaaccaagacagtcccacaacatccacAGTCTTccgggtgccctgaaacggtattttttgaaaacggcttccagagtgggaaaatctgaaaacgccggcttgtcgttttcATGTAGGCTGTCtacacaaaaacaatgacacacCGCCACCCCGTCTTCGTCACGTGACCAGTTGTGATGCTGACCGGCTTTGATGACatgccaacataatatctgaatattgtgatggacatgactcaccccagtcgacattcttcaaatattttcttgtcttaaaCTCCATAATGGCTCGCAGAAGTAATCCCACTTCGTgcaagtctagatgagcctcgGGAAGAGGAAGACGTTATTTCTTCTtttatggtttggtgtgtcacgtggttccgtctgcgtgtcagTTCACAGTGCCGCACGTAGGCGTGCCTTGTgtgttacatcgttttcactcagtgattcgttcacgtctggatgcaactgttTGCTAATCCGGCACATTGTGGACGTAAATTTTGTTCAACCacccagaaaaaaatgtcaggaGCGTTCCCGTGCGGACAGGACCCTAAGGAACTCAAAGTGAAACTCGTCAACCCTTGGGGCCTTGCCACTCAGGAGTTTTCTGACCAACTCAGATAGCgcgtttgtgtttgtgtcctcaAACTCTGCTTTCTCTATACGGAAAGTGTATCAGTTGGATTGAGAAGAACCTCAGTGTAGATccctgcttcccctttctgagatGTTGGACGATTTCCAAAGTTtgggaattttttaaaataaataaatatattaaaaagataaaattgtggaaaaaaattctATTCAAACTCGGAAAAAGAAGCCGTTTATTACCTTTTCGGGGGGGGGCGGATAACAGAGTGCATATCGGTCTGCAAATGTGGATGGGCAAGTATTGACAGAGAGGGGGGAGCAGCGCATGAAGGAGCCGACAGGCACACAAAAAGACAGGTAACGGCAGACTGACTGTCAACAAAGGCTGTAATTCATCAAGTACAAGTGGACTGACCTTTCATTTTTTGGTATAGAGTCAATCATTTTATCTCCAAAGTGTGCAGCGTGATTGGCGTAGTTCAATGCAGGACAATCTGCGAGTTTCCGCACATGCACTTTGTGACGCGTTCATTGACTTGTGTATGTGCGAGTGCCTGTGCTGAGCTCTGTGACTGGTTCAGTGAATGAGTAGGGGGGGACttgttgtgcatgtgtgagtttcAGTGGTTGGACTCTGTGACAGGTGACGTAAACACTGTCACAAGGTCTTGTATcacgagatctcgcgagattaaaccGACGAGATTTGGGGAAAAAGCTATTTTGTGAGAGcaagggcagccagaagccagtcGGACTGTGAATTATGGCATCACTACTATGAATGACAGTACACtagtatggaagtggcagtgcgcatTATTGGAACTGCAcgttaagtgctttacgcacacctTGTAATCCACCCTACCTCAGTGTTCTCAGTgtcagcgtcagcgagtgatgTGTGGCTGAACAGCTGCATCCGTGTTAATGTCAGAGCAGAAGCGCTAGTGATTCTGCTTttcatcaaagttacttaagatttgtcagattaaaACATGCAGAAATTCGGACTTGCCCACACTCTTAATCGCCGAGCTTTTTTTTTACGCACAGCTTTGGCTGAGCACCAACTTCATGACACACCTCCTACATAGAAGAGatatgttgacaatttagcggcgTGGTGGCTATATTTAGAGAGGAGaggtgcgcattaaaagtgaaagacaggaagtgttcttTCTGTCATGCATctatttggaaattaaatacaaatggtAAACAAAGGTGAAGTGTCAGCCGTGTAGGTGAGCTGGAGTGGAGCTACACCTTCGTACCGCTGTGCAATGcgggtctgaaagctgcataaacccctccacagtGCAACCCAACCCTTAACCAacaacagagccaagaagggaGAGTTTGGACACAATCCTCCATTGCCTGGCAACACCTCGCCTTGCTGAcgaaacatgcatgggtgtttAAAGTGTGATGCACACATCTGTGGAAGGTGCcacaaaaatacagcaaaaaggcataatatcactagaaaaatgttgatactaataactaataaaaacacaaagatttatatatacgtttttttttattacaaattattttttcattataaatatcaaaggacagtcGGACAAATAGACAAATACAAGTAggtaagacaaaaacaatgagctGACATTGTTCAACTCCAAGgttggaactattaatgctggcaCCCCTACTGAAAAGCCAccatttgacagacagtacaaattgcctgtgagaaaatacatcacAAACGGCCATTCTGCAACTTTACAGAGGGAAAGACGACATATTGAAGGATTTTTATGATATATCATGATTGATCAgtattatcatatattataaTAACAGTGGTACAGTATATTGGTTCTCAAAaactgttgacaataatattgttcagcgtcaatttgtgggacaataaacatttcaaaacgcaactgcatttttttgtgacatGGTTAAACGAAAacatttgtttgtccagtcgtattttttttattgtacttttttctGGTCTCAACTCGTTCTCGTGGATCCAATCTCGTGCATTGTCTGGTCTTGTGAGTAGGGTGTCTCGGGACGACCCTGGTGCCAACATTTGTTTCCTAGCGGACAGTATCTAAGGCTGTGTCCACACGAACACGGCTAgtttaaaaaacacatctctCAAAAAGATCTTCATGAAACTACGTCTGTCTACACATCAGTGAAGTCATTTCCGTTGGCGGCATGATAATAAATATGGCGATTCACGGGAGAAGAGACATGTGGACTGACAGCGAAGCACAGTTACTTTTCACTAGTTTGTTTCACATTGtctgcaaaatgtattgaatacaAAACTCTGAAAACATAACACATGCTCTTTATTCAAATGTAGCAGATGTTGACTATCACAATCATGCTGCGAACTGTAGTCCATTTTATCGAGCAAGACAGAACTCGGTTTTCATCTGCTGTGACGCTGTCTTTGCTGAAATAATCCTGTGTTGTCGGGCTAATTGTCCTTGTTGAATTACTTCCCTGACAGTAGTTACTACATGTAGCAGAAAAcaggcatacagtacataactaAAGCTTTCAATGTACCGTAGCAGCTTAGTCAAACACAATCATGATGTCCTTGCCGTGCAAAAATTCTTTTGAGAAAATTATTCTGAGCTGCATACGCACAAACAAAACCCAGGACCCTTTCCCCGACCTGAAGACGAAACTCCGTAGAGTAGATCAAGTCGTAAGTCATTTTCAGTATTCAAGCTGAGTGGTATCAACTTGTTTAGGATGATCAGTTGAAAGGTAAAAAGAAAATGCAGTCTGCTAGAGTTTTGAAGAAAAGCCTTTATTTCCTATTTCCATAAACAGACTTGAGCATGGTAAAAGAAGTGTACTCAGATATCCATACGTGTAGAGCCACAGTGCGATAGAAAGACTGAGTCCATTTACTGTTCTGTGTCGATGGTCAGTCCAGGTTGGAGATGAGGAAAGGAGTCAGTTTTTCAGGTTGAGTCGGACTTAGTGCTGGATCCTACGAATGGACTGCACCTGGTTGGTGTGAGCCTGGGTGCTGTACTCGTTGTAGTTTCTGTACTCGCCTTGGTGTCTGTCTCTCTCCAGGATGTACTGGTAGCCTCGGTAACCGGGGAACTGGTAGGCAACCCAGCTGTGTGTGGATAGAGAACCAGACAAGAGTCCCATTAAAGAACTCACACAATGCAAAGACAGACATCATTTGTGAAGTTTTATAAAGAATCAAATTCTATAGACTGTTGCAACAACAACCAACGCGAGAGAGTACAGAGCACCATCGTTTTTCTGTATTTAGCCTACCTAAGTGGCTGATGCCacaccatttttttaatattaaaatccTGTTACATGCGGTCAAACTCAtgactggtgaggcactgactctttttttgtaaaaacaggttgctcattaggaggataacaacaaaaagaagataataagataataatacTCTTTGGTGAAAACAACAATGTTCTCAAATtgtttcaaatacttcttagtccaggttattttttttcctaactgaaaaacatttgaggtcttaccttttatttatatatgaattacatgcaccctatcctgcttcaggaaaagctctgatactttgttgtaaaggtCTGATTGCCTCCTTGTGAGCTTGTATATATAATTATCCAACTTGGCAGTCAAATGTATTCATTCGTTCAGCAGAGCGtaaaatatctttaatgcatttgacttgctgctctccagctgttgctgtaaaaaaaaaaaaaacactgtcttTTTCTTTCTATGGAaagacggcagtgacaagcaccttccagctcaaccATGCCCCCGCTCAAGATAATGAGAGTACTGCAGTGCCTCTGCAtgtgacatttctctgtattttaatGTCCAATTAGCAAGAACAATTATGTCACACTTAAAGACATTACGCATGATGAACAACAATAAATGTTTACGCAACATTGTATTATTGGCCACAtgatgacaaacagaaactggcatgCCCCATGATCCAACTCTGCACTCAGGCGGTAGGCTGGGCTTGCACACTAAAAGTCGAGAGGAAACGCTCGCGGCAGCCTcgtcttaggtttctgccctgtatttgatcaggacatGTGCAAATGTAGCGATTTTTACGTAAGACATTTAtagaatcatacagaaaacGCATTTAGAATACATTCCAATCAGGCTTTTTCCTCAACTCTCACTGTTAAAGTGTTACTGAAACAGATGGTGACTgtcaattacatttatttacaaaagtattcATACTGTGGCCATGATGAAACCGTGATTCATCTTAAGCTAAGTCAGAATGGCAACCAGAACAGACATCACAGTCATGAAGACGGACTATAATGGACAACTTACGCTCCGGAGTTGACTTTAATAGAAGGCACCTCCTTGGTGCACCAGCCCATGGCCTGTAGGGAGGGGTAGTCGTCACACATCTCAAACTTACGGCCCTGGAAGTCCTCACACTCATACAGAGTCACCTTGCTGTCGCTGTGGTTCTGTGGGACGGATACAAAGCGACAACATATGACATAACACCTCTTTTCTTTACTCGTCGAAGTCCACATAAACTTACAGCACACTTGATGGGTCTGAAGGACAGAATGTGCTCGGTCCTGTAGCTGCTGTTTCCACTCCAGGCCTCATAGCGAGGGTAGTCTCCCTTCTCCAGAATAAACTGCTGCCCCTGGAATTCTGGGTACTCATAACCCACCCAGCTAGAACAAGAACCGATGTATATCACTTATATCCAGTGTAACAGTAGCAAATCTTCGTATTTACGTCAACAATACAACTTAGCCATATGCTCACAGAATACCCTCTAATGAACATGCAGCTGCTT is drawn from Dunckerocampus dactyliophorus isolate RoL2022-P2 chromosome 9, RoL_Ddac_1.1, whole genome shotgun sequence and contains these coding sequences:
- the cryba2b gene encoding beta-crystallin A2b → MNTQQMEQMGQFKITVWEEENFQGKRCEFMLECQNIMERGFNKIRSIKVENGPWVGYEYPEFQGQQFILEKGDYPRYEAWSGNSSYRTEHILSFRPIKCANHSDSKVTLYECEDFQGRKFEMCDDYPSLQAMGWCTKEVPSIKVNSGAWVAYQFPGYRGYQYILERDRHQGEYRNYNEYSTQAHTNQVQSIRRIQH